The Triticum aestivum cultivar Chinese Spring chromosome 7B, IWGSC CS RefSeq v2.1, whole genome shotgun sequence genome window below encodes:
- the LOC123161955 gene encoding DIMBOA UDP-glucosyltransferase BX8 yields the protein MEPSSTNPGRGRVVLLPLPYQGHINPMLRLAAALDSRGLAVTILHPETRAPDRRKLPADYRLVTIPDNIPPELAASGDVASFVFALNKNCAAPFRDYLAGALREEEKGEDGRIAFVVADVDWFAPLSVARELGVAALGLMTSSAARFLVYLAYPSLSHKGYLPVQESNFNTAVEELPPFFVRDLHRVMDMTRHLAYANLLAHIVAGVRQSSGLIINTSGDIEGMEIERIHSEIALPVFAVGPLHMMTSSSSVESSLLTEDRSCLDWLDTQRPNSVLYVSFGSLVGIDTDEFLELAWGLADSQRPFVWVVRPRLVHGCKSSTLPDELQEKIGNRGRIVSWAPQQEVLRHPSVAAFLTHCGWNSTTESISEGVPMICRPLSGDQMGTARYVCDVWKVGVRVEVENQLKREQVQTAITRLMDGKEGEEVRERMRDLRHVVVKCTSEGGTSDVALQRLVDSNV from the exons ATGGAGCCAAGCAGCACCAACCCCGGCCGCGGCCGCGTGGTCCTCTTACCGCTGCCATACCAAGGACACATCAACCCCATGCTGCGCCTGGCCGCCGCGCTAGACTCCCGTGGCCTCGCGGTCACCATCCTCCACCCAGAGACCCGCGCGCCGGACCGCCGGAAGCTCCCGGCGGACTACCGCCTGGTCACCATCCCGGACAACATaccgccggagctcgccgcgtccGGGGACGTCGCGTCGTTCGTCTTCGCGCTGAATAAGAACTGCGCAGCGCCGTTCCGGGACTACCTGGCCGGCGCCCtcagggaggaggagaagggggaggACGGCCGCATCGCCTTCGTGGTGGCCGATGTCGACTGGTTCGCGCCGCTCTCCGTGGCCAGGGAGCTGGGCGTGGCCGCTCTGGGCCTCATGACCAGCAGCGCCGCCAGGTTCCTGGTGTACTTGGCGTACCCAAGCCTATCCCACAAGGGCTATTTGCCCGTCCAAG AGTCAAATTTCAACACTGCAGTTGAGGAGCTTCCCCCCTTCTTCGTGCGAGACTTGCATCGTGTGATGGACATGACTCGACACCTCGCATACGCCAATCTCCTCGCCCACATCGTCGCCGGCGTGAGGCAATCCTCCGGCCTAATAATCAACACGTCCGGAGACATCGAGGGCATGGAGATCGAGAGAATCCACAGCGAGATTGCTCTCCCGGTGTTCGCCGTCGGCCCTCTGCACATGATGACGTCGTCTTCATCCGTGGAGAGCAGCCTACTGACAGAAGATCGCAGCTGCTTGGATTGGCTGGACACACAACGGCCAAACTCTGTGCTCTATGTAAGCTTTGGGAGCTTGGTGGGCATCGACACAGACGAGTTCTTGGAGTTGGCCTGGGGCCTGGCCGACAGCCAGCGCCCGTTCGTGTGGGTGGTCCGGCCAAGGCTGGTGCACGGGTGCAAGTCCAGCACGCTTCCTGACGAGCTACAGGAGAAGATAGGCAATAGGGGTAGGATAGTCAGCTGGGCTCCGCAGCAGGAGGTGCTGAGGCATCCGTCTGTAGCCGCATTCCTCACACACTGCGGATGGAACTCGACGACAGAGAGCATATCAGAAGGTGTGCCGATGATATGCAGACCATTGTCCGGGGATCAAATGGGTACTGCCAGGTACGTGTGTGATGTGTGGAAGGTGGGGGTTAGGGTGGAGGTGGAGAACCAGTTGAAGAGAGAGCAAGTCCAGACGGCCATCACAAGACTCATGGATGGAAAGGAAGGTGAAGAGGTGAGAGAAAGAATGAGAGATCTGAGGCATGTGGTGGTGAAGTGCACTAGCGAAGGTGGGACATCTGATGTTGCTTTGCAACGTTTAGTGGATTCCAATGTTTAA